The following proteins are co-located in the Gossypium hirsutum isolate 1008001.06 chromosome A02, Gossypium_hirsutum_v2.1, whole genome shotgun sequence genome:
- the LOC107939980 gene encoding uncharacterized protein isoform X1, with amino-acid sequence MHIEKNVCDNIVGTLLNLSRGGKDNIKVRKDLQDMGIRSYLHPKMRNGKEYLPQACYTLASKERDIFLSILKNLKVPDGYASNISRCVNLKEHKLSNLKSHDGHILMQDLLPICLRGVVEKKVLSVITNLSDFFKRLCAKSLDPEEVDQLQVRVVLTLCEMEKIFPPSFFTIMIHLIIHLSIEAKLGGPIQYRWMYPIERYLMGLKALVKNRAYPEGYIAERYIVSECLTFCSRYFSDVEIIFSRPPRNDRNIQKRYIFSSGGRPIGTLNTKILDMRSLPQANRYILLHSDKLSPYRQEFLESERAIYGGIQNSKRTEDKWLVEKFPR; translated from the exons ATGCACATCGAGAAGAACGTATGTGACAATATTGTTGGCACCCTTCTTAATCTCTCACGCGGTGGTAAAGATAATATCAAGGTACGCAAGGACCTACAAGATATGGGCATCAGAAGTTATCTTCATCCAAAAATGAGAAACGGGAAAGAGTATCTTCCGCAAGCATGTTACACTCTTGCATCAAAGGAAAGAGatatttttctttccattttgaaGAACTTGAAGGTACCCGATGGTTATGCATCAAACATATCTCGATGCGTGAATTTGAAAGAGCACAAGTTGAGCAACCTTAAAAGTCATGATGGTCACATTCTTATGCAAGATTTGCTTCCTATATGCTTAAGAGGAGTTGTAGAAAAGAAGGTGCTAAGTGTTATTACAAATCTATCAGATTTCTTTAAGAGATTATGTGCAAAAAGTCTTGATCCAGAAGAAGTTGATCAACTTCAAGTACGAGTCGTATTAACACTTTGTGAAATGGAGAAAATATTTCCTCCAAGTTTTTTCACAATTATGATTCATTTAATTATTCATTTGTCAATAGAGGCTAAGCTTGGTGGACCTATTCAATACAGGTGGATGTACCCGATTGAAAG GTATCTTATGGGATTGAAAGCTTTGGTGAAAAATAGAGCTTATCCCGAAGGTTATATTGCTGAAAGGTACATAGTTTCAGAATGTCTTACATTTTGCTCCCGTTATTTTTCTGATGTTGAGATTATATTTTCCCGTCCTCCAAGGAATGATAGAAATATTCAAAaacggtacattttctcttctggAGGACGTCCAATTGGCACCCTGAACACAAAGATATTGGACATGCGATCTCTTCCACAAGCAAACCGCTATATTTTATTGCATAGCGATAAGTTATCACCATATCGTCA GGAATTTTTGGAGTCTGAGCGAGCTATTTATGGTGGCATTCAAAATAGTAAACGCACAGAGGACAAATGGTTGGTTGAAAAGTTCCCAAGATAG
- the LOC107939980 gene encoding uncharacterized protein isoform X2 produces the protein MHIEKNVCDNIVGTLLNLSRGGKDNIKVRKDLQDMGIRSYLHPKMRNGKEYLPQACYTLASKERDIFLSILKNLKVPDGYASNISRCVNLKEHKLSNLKSHDGHILMQDLLPICLRGVVEKKVLSVITNLSDFFKRLCAKSLDPEEVDQLQVRVVLTLCEMEKIFPPSFFTIMIHLIIHLSIEAKLGGPIQYRWMYPIERYLMGLKALVKNRAYPEGYIAERNDRNIQKRYIFSSGGRPIGTLNTKILDMRSLPQANRYILLHSDKLSPYRQEFLESERAIYGGIQNSKRTEDKWLVEKFPR, from the exons ATGCACATCGAGAAGAACGTATGTGACAATATTGTTGGCACCCTTCTTAATCTCTCACGCGGTGGTAAAGATAATATCAAGGTACGCAAGGACCTACAAGATATGGGCATCAGAAGTTATCTTCATCCAAAAATGAGAAACGGGAAAGAGTATCTTCCGCAAGCATGTTACACTCTTGCATCAAAGGAAAGAGatatttttctttccattttgaaGAACTTGAAGGTACCCGATGGTTATGCATCAAACATATCTCGATGCGTGAATTTGAAAGAGCACAAGTTGAGCAACCTTAAAAGTCATGATGGTCACATTCTTATGCAAGATTTGCTTCCTATATGCTTAAGAGGAGTTGTAGAAAAGAAGGTGCTAAGTGTTATTACAAATCTATCAGATTTCTTTAAGAGATTATGTGCAAAAAGTCTTGATCCAGAAGAAGTTGATCAACTTCAAGTACGAGTCGTATTAACACTTTGTGAAATGGAGAAAATATTTCCTCCAAGTTTTTTCACAATTATGATTCATTTAATTATTCATTTGTCAATAGAGGCTAAGCTTGGTGGACCTATTCAATACAGGTGGATGTACCCGATTGAAAG GTATCTTATGGGATTGAAAGCTTTGGTGAAAAATAGAGCTTATCCCGAAGGTTATATTGCTGAAAG GAATGATAGAAATATTCAAAaacggtacattttctcttctggAGGACGTCCAATTGGCACCCTGAACACAAAGATATTGGACATGCGATCTCTTCCACAAGCAAACCGCTATATTTTATTGCATAGCGATAAGTTATCACCATATCGTCA GGAATTTTTGGAGTCTGAGCGAGCTATTTATGGTGGCATTCAAAATAGTAAACGCACAGAGGACAAATGGTTGGTTGAAAAGTTCCCAAGATAG